The nucleotide window TACTAAAGCATTTAGTTTTGGGGATATTTTCCAACCTGTCCATTGTGTAAACAAACtgaaatttaaatatacaaatgaaTGATATTTTATTCCGACTGAACTAATTTCTTGGACAAAAACGCTATGCAGTCAAAGaagcaaaacaatacaaacatataTTAACAATTGAAGACTTGTCTGTAACTGGCGACGAACCAGctgaaaaggaaacaaaatcGAGTCAACACTCCGCACCAGATGATGGCAGGAAAACGCCTAAACCATCATTACAGAGACGAGGAAGAAAAAGACGCCGAAGAAGACCGAAACAGAAAAAGACGAAGAGGAAGAAACCGTTAGCAAGCATGATTGTTGGGTACGTCTTATTTCCTTCTTTGTCACGACAATTTTTATTCGTTATAAAAATAGagtaaacattgttttagtgtaAGAGTAAAGGCAACATAATTGTGATGATCTGATTGACTTCGCGCTTTGAAGCGACACATTGGAATCGAGCAAGATTGTACAGAATTGTGAttatcgtgtgaaaatgtgtaaagtAGAAATGCTGAGAGCCTTGCTGAGGCAACGACTAAGTGCAACCGTTGAATAAATATTTGTGGTGCTTGAAGGAACGATAGCAGAATACGAGGGGGAACTTTGTCGGACGAGAGAGGAGAACGAGCGACAGCGTCAACTATTGGACGCTGTTTTCAAGCCTCAAACTGAGTTCCACATGGCAGGTTTGTTCACGTCTTCCTGACATGTTGAGTAATGTTCTGTCTTATCATTAACGCTATTCATATAACCGGTTTCTTCCGGAAGGTCCATTCTGTTGCGCTTGAAACAGTTGTCAGACTGACAGCTGGAAAGTAGAGACAGTTAGCAAGATAACCCCAAGTAAGGAGTTCAGACAATTTGCTCATCTAGATGCCCGACTAGGTAAACATTTTTCATGTAGCCTCGCAACGAACGATTATTTCCATTCACAGCAAGCTCAACAATGTGCCTTGACTGAGGAAAGCTTGACGTTTCCAAAcctgtttgtcttcttgtgtcctgCAGATGTCATTGAAGAAGATCTTCATCGCGAGCAGCAGGAGTGGCGCACCAAAGTGGAAGACGATGAGGGTGATATCATCAAGTTAGCGTTGACGGGTGTCcctgtgaagagtgaagatgatgaaggtgatggagaccaggAGACAGCCTCATGCCTCCACTACCAAATCGTGGCGACATAACGTCACACTCTCCTGACACTGACGATGGACACTCTAAAGGGGAAATTACACCTTTAGAGTCTTCTCACTGtgggaaaatgtttatttgcaaGAAAAATCTGAAAGAGCACATGGTGATCCACACAGGAGAAGGAACATTCATCGGCTCAGTCTGTGTAAGAAGATTAGCTCCGGAGAGAAACttaatgacacacacaaaaacacagacacagGAGAAGTCATATTACTGCTCAGTGTGTGGTAAAGGATTCTGTCAGAAGGAATCTCTGgtaacacacacaagaacacacactggagagaagccatTTTCCTGCTCAGTCTGTAAGTTTTGGCGAACGGTCTATACTGTTCGACACACGAGAcgacacactggggagaaacccttCAGCTGCTCGGTGTGCGGCAAAAGATTCTCAATCAGGTCCAATATGGTAACgcacatgagaacgcacacaggagagaaacctttttcctgctcactGTGTGGTCAAAGATTTTCAGTACGGTCCAATTTGATcacacacatgagaacacacacgggGGAGAAAGCGCTGAGCTGCATTGTTTGTGATCAAAGATTTTCTTACAAGTATCAGCTTGAGAAACATATGTGTGCCGATTGGCAGCAGTGAATGAAGAAGCTACAGGACTGTGATCAGTGGTGTGTGTTGACATTACATTTGTGGtccatacaaacaaccattcacactcacctaTGGACCGTTTACAGTCGTAACTGAACCCAACAATCACTTTTTGGGCAATGTAATTCTAATAGGTGTCAATTATGTGCACATTTTATCTATATCCCCTGCTATTCCACTGTACTGTTatgaactgttttaaaatgctgaCAATTTGGACaagttgttgaaaatgtttgatcTCAATGGAAAATTTAGTTCAATGTTCCAGTACTTTTTGTACAAcgtgctgttctctaacaaggaacCGAATGGCAAACATCGCTAAATGCGTTAGATCCATAAACATTTCCAAGGATATCCACTTCtgtctttctgtgactcttccagtcttgCTATAATGACACTGTAAcactctaagctcagtggccacttccctcctGAGAACATCCAGTTAGAAGCCTCATCAGCACGTTGAAACAGACATAAAGAgaaactggaagagtcacagaaaggcatagaagtggatgtccttggaaatattaattattaatacatCCACAAAAGGTAAAATTAAGTTCACTGGTTTAGTGttaagtttaaatgtattttaggttcatcctggaatttcacccaaaagccgaTTATCCGTaacttttgtggcatttttgtttagtgtgtTAGGGTTAGTTGATTTTTCCCGCTACTGTAACATAATATATTGTGTGTAATTACACACTCACACCTCAGGGGGAGCAGTAATGCAATGGAATGCATGAACTGTGTGAACCAGAAGTTAAAAGTTAGTGTGTTAGGGTTAGTCTAACCCTAACCCGTGtcatgatattttttctaacacaaaatatgtgccttggatGAATAAAAGGTTGGGAAATGCTGCTCCATTAAAACTATGATGCGTATAAAGAAAGAGCCTAGGACCTGAAGTTTTCTTATATCCGTCTCCCTTAGGACAAATTTGTCTTAGCGAGAGCTGCAAACATGAATACCagcaaatacaaccccaattccaatgaagttgggacgttgtgttaaacataaatataaacagaatacaatgatttgcaaatcatgtttgacctgtattgaattgaatacactacaaggacaagatatttaatgttcaatctgataaacttaattgcttttagcaaataatcattaactttgaattttatggctgcaacatgttccaaaaaagctgggacagggtcatgtttaccactgtgttacatcaccttttcttttaacaactttcAATAAACGCTtggcaactgaggacactaattgttaaacctttgtaggtggaattatttcccatttttgcttgatgtacagcttcagctgttcaacagtccggggtctccgttgtcgtattttacacttcataatgcaccacacattttcaatgggagacaggtctggactgcaggcaggccagtgtagtacccgcactcttttactaagaaGCCACCCTGTTccaacacgtgcagaatgtggtttggcattgtcttgctgaaataagcatgggcgtccgtgaaaaagacgttgcttggatggcagcatatgtttctccaaaacctgtatgtacctttcagcattaatggtgccttcacagatgtgtaagttacccatgccattggcactaacacagccccataccatcacagatgctggcttttgaactttgcgtccataacagtccggatggttcttttcctctttggcccagaggacacgacgtccacaatttccaaaaacaattagaaatgtggactcgtcggaccacagaacaattttccactttgcatcagtccatcttagatgagctcgggcccagagaagctggtggcgtttctgggtgtttttgataaatggcttttgctttgcatagtagagtttcaagttgcacttacggatgtagtgtcgcactgtatttactgaaattgtttttatgaagtgttcctgagcccatgtggtgatatcctttacacattgatgtcagtttttgatgcagtgccgcctgagggatcgaaggtcacgggcattcattgttggttttcggccttgccgcttccatgcagtgatttctccagattctctgaaccttttgattatattgtggaacgtagatgatgaaatccctaaattccttgcaattgtacgttgaggaacattgtccttaaactgttcgactattttctcacgcacttgttcacagagaCGTGAACCTCACCcgatctttgcttgtgaatgactgagcaattcagagaaggtccttttctacccaatcatggcacccacttgttcccaattagcctgttcacctgtgggatgttccaaacaggtgtttgatgagcattcctcaactttcagtcttttttgccacctgtcccagcttttttggaacctgttgcagtcataaaattctaagttaatgattatttgctaaaaacaatcaagtttatcagtttgaacattaaatatcttgatttTTGGGAGCTTCCTTTACCCATGATTTTTCCCGCTACTGTATTGCTTTTATGCATCCTTTActtcagtggtgtcaaactcctttttgtcacgggccgtcatcgtagttatgacttcatTCAGAGGGCCGcgacaactgtgaacccatataagtgaaagattacctcctatactgtagttacatacagtatgcacaacacattgatgaatagccagtttttaaatcagaagccaataaaaacatgcaaataacccaatggtattacaccagaacacaatgagcaattttgatttgctctcgcaggccacataaaattatgtggcgggccggatctggcccccgggccaccagtttgacaagGCTTTACTTTCTGAAAGTGAGACAGATGTACCGGAAGATATTGTGTGTAATTACACAGTCACACCTCAGGGGGGGCAGTAATGCACTCGAATGCATGAATTGTGTGAACCGGAAGTTAAAAGGCAAGCGACAACAGCGTACCAGACGTCGTTCGTGTAACCATGATCAATGGACGCCGTTTAGTCTTGTTTTCTTAAATATATACGAATTTCTGTAGTTTGGTACCGTCACAGTTAATGTTTTGTATCTGACCAAAGTCGTCATAGTGCACTTTGAAGCTTCTTAAGATTCTATAGTTTAGCACGTTATCTACCACCAAAGACATCGCTAAACCGAGATCGCGTTTGGGTGTAAAGTGTTGTGATTTTATCGTGCGAAAATGTGTAAAGTGGAAACGCTGAGAGCTCTGCTAAATGAGCGACTAAGTGCGGCTGTGGAAGAAATAGTTGTCGTGTTTGAAAGAACGatagcagagtacgaggaggaactttgtcgaacaaaagaggagaacgagcgtcaacgtcaactactggacgctgtttTCAAGCCTCAAGTTGTGTTACGCAGAGGTTTGTGTATTGTTTCCTCTCACGTTTGTTGACTTTCTCTTTCACCACTAACACAAGCGAATAAGGTTTTCACCCTCACGGCCAAATTTCATATTAGAATCCTTATGAGGATGAAAAATAGCttcgttattttttttccatgcacgGTATTcatgatggcggcacggtggccgactggttagagcgtcagcctcacagttctgaggtgcggggttcaatccccgtccccgcctgtgtggagtttgcatgttctccccgtgcctgcgtgggttttctccgggcactccggtttcctcccacatcccaaaaacatgcattaattagagactctaaatttcccgtgggcatgactgtgagtgtgaatggttgtttgtttctatgtgccctgcgattggctggcaaccagttcagggtgtaccccgcctcctgcccgatgacagctgggataggctccagcatgcccgcgaccctagtgaggagaaccggctcagaaaatggatggatggatggtattcaTGATGTCTGGCTCACAGTCGACAATTGACTTTTTCAggcacatctcaataaattagaatatggtagaaaagttttTATTGCCGTACTCCTACGTTATATTGATTATTTAAGCACTTgggcaaatacttttcagagggcaaattcctgcctaatttctgcCTTAAAAGTCATTTCCATTGATTGTTACGTAATATGGCAGTCTcgagagatggtgaattttataTTATACCATTAAATATAATTGAACTACATTACTAAATTTAGCTTTTGACAGagttctaatttattgagatgtacctgtacaaACCATGTTTGTCCTGCAGAAAGTTCCAGAAAAGAATATCTTCCCTCTGAGCAGCTGGCGTCAATCTCCAAGTTGGAACCGCAGGAGGCCGAGGCCccacacattaaagaggaagaggaggaggagaaggccgATATCACCAAGTTGCCATTGATTGGTGTTTCTTTGAAGGCCGACGACGAGGGTGAAGAAAAAGGTGATGGAGGTTCACAAGCTGACAACCTCTTTGCGCCATTGTCGGATAGTGAAGACATAATAACGTCACACTCTCCTGACACTGATGATGAGGATTACCCGAAGAGTGAGATGACATGTCACGCTGACAAAAAacgctggaaatgttctcagtgtgacaAAACATTTCACTATAGCAGTGCACTAATCAAACACTCGAGAATtcacacaggagagaaacctttcaTGTGTTCAGTGTGTGGGAAAAGTTTCGCTCATAAGGGAAATTTGACGGCCCACACGAGGacgcacactggagaaaaaccgtTTTCCTGCTCAATCTGCAACAAAAGTTTTACTGGTAGCTCAACGTTGATCAAACATACGAGgagacacactggagagaaaccttttagatgctcagtttgcggtaaaaGATACAGACAAAATGAAACTTTGAAAGCACatgcaagaacacacactggcgagaaaccttttttgtGCTTAGCCTGCAACAAAAGTTATAGTTCGCGTTCATCATTTGCCCGACACAGAAGAACTCACACTGGTGAGATACAGTAATGTTCAGTTGCGGGTGTGTGCAATAACACGTTCCCTCATAAGTATCGgcttggcacacacacacacacaagtatgtAGCGGTAAAATGAAGCTGCGGGACTTTCAAGACTTTGAGAAACTTTGACTTTCATTCGTTCATGGTGGTTGTAATGCAATTCATGAGGACATGACTTTGATGAGCAGATCTGACACATGTTCTCAAAAATgtggaaactccctcattaatattccattcaCTTGTTCATTTTCAGAGGATGAATTGAGTCTCTTTGCAAGGGACGAAAGGACGTCATTGTACGTGGGAGATGATCGGTGTCGCAGGCCTCCTATAATCTTTCGACCTAAACGTAGattgggaggaaaaaagtaTCTCAACCCTTAAATTACTGCATAAATGAGTCACAAAATGTGGTCTGCTCTTCAACTAAATcacaagagttaaaaaaaaaaaaaagtctccttaAACTagtaccacacaaacaattgtgttttcaaatttttattGACTTAAGGGCTCCTCTTTGTTGGCAAGTATAgaatagaattattattttttttttagtctacaTTAAGGAAATAAACATACAGAGAGTCACTGAGAAATGTAAGCGGATCAGTAGTGCGATAACTGTGACACAACGGCGATTGTGCAAATGCTGCAGTTTGCCGTGATAACATGAAAATGAggattttgaaatcagaagtcatggaaaacaGTGGCAACTATATATTTAAGTATGCTTTAACTGTTGTTTATGTTAAAAGTGGATTTGGAGGGAAAAGATGTTTGGAATAGtatctgtgaaaataaatatccaATTTTGTTACagattttctgtcaaaataaatagaatagatCCATTTAGCTAGTAGTAGATACACTTGATTTACACTAGTGagccacaaaacaaaatatttggttGGCCAGTTTGGACCCCTGAGCTTTGAGTTTGACCCCCACGTCATCGCCCTTGTAACTGCTGCTGGGTCATCAATTCAGCAGAATCCTTCAAAACACAAACGCTCATGACTTTTACAGCATTTAATGGCTGAAGCGTATTTACAGCATCACACAACCAAAGCCAGTAAGACAACAAAGGCAATAGCTGGGTTTACATGCagaattttgtttcattctgattgaaatcattccgaTTAAAGATTTCAGGTCTCATCTGGTGTCTCTATTCCGATCAAATGTGTGCTGAATCACCCCTAAAATCGGCCTAACGACGCCGCTGGCTCAGGGTCtgcaaaataaattgcaataatTTATTACGTGAAATCgttcaaaaatattatttttttttttcaagagtaAAAAAGTGCATATCTACAGTTGGGCACTGgcatgccattaaaaaaaaatacaacataataaACCAATTAGCCCTCCCTGCCTTAGCTTTGGTCCGAAATCTCGTTTCATCACATGAATCTGATAGCCCtgcatgaaaaagtattttattttcttctaaGCCCTATTATTGTGGaaataaagttatatattttttcaagaacaaaggatgttttttttttcagaatattctattttttgtgtcttttccagtacaatagttgtaataataaaacaataccgttgtattttttgaaattcaccTAAATTAGTTGAAATATTACTTTcttgttaaactttgactttaataatATGATTGCATGCAGTATGACTTTTActcaatattacattttatcagcgctattcatct belongs to Phyllopteryx taeniolatus isolate TA_2022b unplaced genomic scaffold, UOR_Ptae_1.2 contig_24, whole genome shotgun sequence and includes:
- the LOC133473313 gene encoding zinc finger and SCAN domain-containing protein 2-like, translated to MCKVETLRALLNERLSAAVEEIVVVFERTIAEYEEELCRTKEENERQRQLLDAVFKPQVVLRRESSRKEYLPSEQLASISKLEPQEAEAPHIKEEEEEEKADITKLPLIGVSLKADDEGEEKGDGGSQADNLFAPLSDSEDIITSHSPDTDDEDYPKSEMTCHADKKRWKCSQCDKTFHYSSALIKHSRIHTGEKPFMCSVCGKSFAHKGNLTAHTRTHTGEKPFSCSICNKSFTGSSTLIKHTRRHTGEKPFRCSVCGKRYRQNETLKAHARTHTGEKPFLCLACNKSYSSRSSFARHRRTHTGEIQ